The following are encoded together in the Trachemys scripta elegans isolate TJP31775 chromosome 7, CAS_Tse_1.0, whole genome shotgun sequence genome:
- the LOC117880288 gene encoding vertebrate ancient opsin-like: MDVFKAPENESLLSGPTASSTPWDPFHHPLEFIQPWNFQLLAALMFLVTSLSLAENFAVILVTFKFKQLRQPVNYVIVNLAVADFLVSLIGGTISFFTNIKGYFYMGHWACVLEGFAITFFGIVGLWSLALLAFERYIVICRPLGNMRLRGKHAALGIIFVWIFSFIWTIPPTMGWSSYTTSKIGTTCEPNWYSGAYNDHTYIITFFTTCFILPLLVILVSYGKLMRKLRKVSDTQGRLGTTRKPERQVTRMVIIMILAFLICWSPYAAFSILVTAWPSIDLDPRLAAIPAFFSKTATVYNPIIYVFMNKQFRRCFIQLFGCSDRETATSNMNPTLERAVLTQDKGGGEMFTIAAHNTISNRRNEDEQRSCHSFAQLTVSENKVRPM, encoded by the exons atggaTGTGTTCAAAGCACCTGAAAATGAGTCTCTGCTCTCTGGTCCCACTGCAAGCTCCACACCTTGGGATCCCTTCCACCACCCCCTGGAATTCATCCAGCCCTGGAACTTCCAGCTTCTAGCTGCATTAATGTTCTTGGTGACATCTCTGTCACTCGCCGAGAATTTTGCTGTCATATTGGTGACTTTTAAGTTCAAACAGTTGAGACAACCTGTCAATTATGTCATAGTAAACCTGGCTGTAGCTGATTTTCTGGTCTCATTGATTGGTGGCACGATCAGCTTTTTTACCAATATAAAAGGCTATTTTTATATGGGACATTGGGCTTGTGTACTGGAGGGATTTGCCATCACATTCTTTG GAATCGTTGGTCTCTGGTCTCTTGCTCTGCTGGCTTTTGAGCGGTACATTGTGATCTGTCGCCCACTGGGAAATATGCGCCTGAGGGGGAAGCATGCAGCCTTGGGCATTATCTTCGTGTGGATCTTCTCCTttatctggaccatccctccAACCATGGGCTGGAGCAGCTACACCACCAGCAAGATTGGAACTACCTGTGAACCCAACTG GTATTCAGGAGCCTATAATGATCACACCTACATTATTACATTCTTCACCACCTGTTTCATACTGCCATTACTTGTGATTTTGGTATCCTACGGAAAATTGATGAGGAAACTAAGAAAG gtGTCAGATACTCAAGGCCGATTAGGGACTACAAGGAAACCTGAGAGACAAGTCACTCGAATGGTTATTATTATGATCCTTGCATTTCTAATCTGCTGGTCTCCATATGCAGCCTTTTCCATTCTTGTCACCGCATGGCCTTCCATTGATCTGGATCCTCGTCTGGCCGCAATCCCAGCTTTCTTTTCCAAAACAGCTACAGTTTATAATCCGATTATTTATGTCTTTATGAACAAACAG tTCAGGAGGTGTTTCATTCAGCTGTTCGGATGCAGTGACAGAGAGACTGCAACGTCCAATATGAACCCAACTTTGGAGAGAGCGGTGCTAACCCAGGACAAAGGTGGGGGTGAAATGTTCACAATAGCAGCACACAACACCATTTCAAACAGGAGAAATGAGGATGAACAGAGGAGCTGCCATTCTTTTGCTCAGTTGACAGTTTCAGAAAACAAAGTCCGTCCGATGTAA